A region of Pan troglodytes isolate AG18354 chromosome 23, NHGRI_mPanTro3-v2.0_pri, whole genome shotgun sequence DNA encodes the following proteins:
- the HMOX1 gene encoding heme oxygenase 1 — MERPQPDSMPQDLSEALKEATKEVHTQAENAEFMRNFQKGQVTRDGFKLVMASLYHIYVALEEEIERNKESPVFAPVYFPEELHRKAALEQDLAFWYGPRWQEVIPYTPAMQRYVKRLHEVGRTEPELLVAHAYTRYLGDLSGGQVLKKIAQKALDLPSSGEGLAFFTFPNIASATKFKQLYRSRMNSLEMTPAVRQRVIEEAKTAFLLNIQLFEELQELLTHDTKDQSPSRAPGLRQRASNKVQDSAPVETPRGKPPLNTRSQAPLLRWVLTLSFLVATVAVGLYAM, encoded by the exons ATGGAGCGTCCGCAACCCGACAG CATGCCCCAGGATTTGTCAGAGGCCCTGAAGGAGGCCACCAAGGAGGTGCACACCCAGGCAGAGAATGCTGAGTTCATGAGGAACTTTCAGAAGGGCCAGGTGACCCGAGACGGCTTCAAG CTGGTGATGGCCTCCCTGTACCACATCTATGTGGCCCTGGAGGAGGAGATTGAGCGCAACAAGGAGAGCCCAGTCTTCGCCCCTGTCTACTTCCCAGAAGAGCTGCACCGCAAGGCTGCCCTGGAGCAGGACCTGGCCTTCTGGTACGGGCCCCGCTGGCAGGAGGTCATCCCCTACACGCCGGCCATGCAGCGCTATGTGAAGCGGCTCCACGAGGTGGGGCGCACAGAGCCCGAGCTGCTGGTGGCCCACGCCTACACCCGCTACCTGGGTGACCTGTCTGGGGGCCAGGTGCTCAAGAAGATTGCCCAGAAAGCCCTGGACCTGCCCAGCTCTGGCGAGGGCCTGGCGTTCTTCACCTTCCCCAACATTGCCAGTGCCACCAAGTTCAAGCAGCTCTACCGCTCCCGCATGAACTCCCTGGAGATGACTCCCGCAGTCAGGCAGAGGGTGATAGAAGAGGCCAAGACTGCGTTCCTGCTCAACATCCAG ctctttgaggagtTGCAGGAGCTGCTGACCCATGACACCAAGGACCAGAGCCCCTCACGGGCACCAGGGCTTCGCCAGCGGGCCAGCAACAAAGTGCAAG ATTCTGCCCCCGTGGAGACTCCCAGAGGGAAGCCCCCACTCAACACCCGCTCCCAGGCTCCGCTTCTCCGATGGGTCCTTACACTCAGCTTTCTGGTGGCGACAGTTGCTGTAGGGCTTTATGCCATGTGA